One genomic region from Oncorhynchus gorbuscha isolate QuinsamMale2020 ecotype Even-year linkage group LG13, OgorEven_v1.0, whole genome shotgun sequence encodes:
- the tspan7 gene encoding tetraspanin-7, whose translation MYFILTECESGSTTSLLLGFCLVEKSFPARRLGHFLFFPFLQQRYFLTDHFCGIAVMSPPSRRLQTKPVITCLKTFLISYSLIFWFTGVILLAVGVWGKVSLEAYFQLASEKSTNAPYVLIGTGAIIVIFGLFGCFATCRGSPWMLKLYAMFLILVFLAEFVAGISGFLFRHEIKAVLGDAYKDAVTNYNTTDPKSSAVDTIQRTLYCCGVNSYKDWNTTKYFKDNGVPVSCCKANAVCSVEKLKDLDKARDVVYDTGCFSLVTTLMESNLGIIAGISFGIAFFQLIGVFLSCCLSRYITNNQYEMV comes from the exons ATGTACTTTATTCTCACGGAGTGTGAATCTGGATCAACGACGTCACTTCTCCTTGGATTCTGTTTAGTCGAGAAAAGTTTTCCAGCACGGCGCCTTGGTCATTTTCTTTTCTTCCCCTTTTTGCAACAACGATACTTTTTGACTGACCATTTCTGCGGAATAGCCGTCATGTCTCCCCCATCGAGAAGGCTTCAAACGAAGCCTGTGATTACTTGTCTCAAGACCTTTCTTATTTCTTACAGTCTCATATTTTGG TTTACAGGGGTTATCCTTCTGGCTGTTGGAGTATGGGGGAAGGTGAGCCTGGAAGCTTATTTTCAGCTGGCCTCTGAAAAGAGCACCAACGCGCCATATGTCCTCATCGGGACTGGAGCCATCATCGTCATTTTTGGCCTGTTTGGTTGCTTCGCTACATGCCGCGGTAGTCCATGGATGCTGAAGCTG TATGCCATGTTCCTGATTCTGGTGTTCTTAGCGGAGTTTGTGGCTGGCATCTCTGGCTTTTTATTCAGACATGAG ATAAAGGCTGTATTAGGTGATGCCTATAAAGATGCTGTGACGAACTACAATACCACTGACCCCAAAAGCTCTGCAGTTGACACCATCCAGAGGACT TTGTACTGCTGTGGAGTGAATAGTTACAAGGACTGGAACACCACAAAGTACTTCAAAGACAATGGCGTCCCTGTCAGCTGTTGCAAAGCGAACGCGGTCTGCTCTGTCGAGAAGCTCAAGGACCTTGACAAGGCTCGTGACGTGGTGTATGACACG GGCTGCTTCTCACTGGTGACCACTTTGATGGAGTCTAACCTGGGAATCATTGCAGGGATATCTTTTGGAATTGCGTTCTTCCAG CTCATTGGGGTATTCTTGTCCTGCTGCTTGTCTCGATACATCACCAACAACCAGTATGAGATGGTCTAG